The genomic region CCGGCAATTTTTAATCCGGAAGATCTCAATGCTCTGGAAGAAGCTTTGAAAATCAAGGAGGCAATGGGAGGTACGGTTACCTGCATATCCATGGGGCCGCCCAATGCTGCCGAGGTGTTGAAAGAGTGTCTCTATCGTGGTGCCGACGATGTCATTCTGGTCTCTGATCGGCGTTTTGCCGGGGCTGATACCCTGGCGACATCATACGCGCTCAAATGTGCCATTGAGCAGGTGGGGGAATACGATCTTATTCTCTGCGGCCGGCAGGCGATTGACGGTGATACCGCCCAGGTAGGACCCCAGATTGCTGAAAAACTTGCCATTAATCAGTTGACCTGTGTGGGTGCCGTGGTGGCGATTGACGCCCAGGAGATTGCAGTCAGGCGACTGGTTGAGGATGGCAGCGAGATCGTTAAAAGCCGATTCCCTGTACTGCTTACCGTTACGGGTGTGGCTAATGAACCTCGCTCAGCCGGTGCCAAGCGGGTGATGGCCTATAAAAATATCGGCAATGAGGCTTGTGCCGTTTCCTATGATGAGGCTTATCTGGTGCCCGGAGCCTGCCCAATGGTTAGCCATATCAAGGAGTGGAATCTGGAAGCGATCGGCGCAGATCCCGAGCAGTGCGGTTTCTCCGGATCACCGACCAAGGTGAAAAAAATTCAGAGCGTGGTGTTGACCGCTTGTGAAAGCAAACTGGTTGCCAATACCGATGCTGGCATCGGTGACTTGATGCATGAACTGATTGAAGAGAATATCATCGGATAGGAGTGGGGAATGGGTACGGGAAAAAATGTCATGGTGTTCATTGAAGCTAGGGATGGCTGTGTTGCCGATGTCAGTTTGGAGCTTATTTGTGCTGCCAGGCGATTGGCGGCCAAACTGGGCTGTGAGGTTGAGGCTGTTGCTTTGGGTTGCAATCTGAAAACAGTGCTGGAAAGTCTTGGCCAGTATGGTTGTCAGCGGGTTTTTTATACTGATGATAGTCGATTGGCTCGTTTCACTTCCGTTCCGTATGCCAAGACGGTTGTGCAGACGATTAAAAGCCACCAGCCGCGAATTGTCCTTTTCGGGGCAACCACCATGGGCCGGGATGTTGCTCCCCGGGTGGCTTCGGCATTGAAATGTGGTTTAACTGCTGATTGCACCGATTTGCAGATTGGCGAACACCAGATCAAGGATGTTGTTTATCAGGATACTCTGCTCCAGATCCGTCCTGCCTTTGGCGGCAATATTGTCGCAACCATCGTTTCACCCGAAAGCGTGCCCAGCATGGCAACCGTTCGCGAAGGGGTGATGAAAATGACTGCCCCGGAAGTCGGCAAAACTGCCGAGGTGGTTATGACGCCATGCCTGGTTGCCGACGATGATTTTTTGACTGAGGTGCTTGACGTGGTGCGGGAGGAGAAAAAAGTCAATCTGAAAGCAGCGCAGATCATTGTTTCTGCCGGGATGGGGGCGAGCGACCCTGATGCACTCGACAAAGTCAAGGAGCTGGCTCGTCTTCTGGGCGGTGAGGTCGGCTGTTCCCGACCTGTTGTCGATGCAGGGGTGTTGGACAAGGATCACCAAGTGGGCCAGACGGGGATGACCGTCCGTCCCAACCTTTATATTGCTTGTGGCGTTTCAGGGCAGATTCAGCATCGTGCCGGGATGTCAGAGGCCAAACGGATTATTGCCATCAATAGTGATCCCCAGGCACCGATTTTTTCCATTGCCCATTACGCAATTGTTGGTGATGTCAAAGATGTGCTGACCAGAATGGTCAAAGCCTATAAAACCAACGTTTAGGAGTCCGATAATGGCGAATTTTTATCGTGATAATGCAGATATTCTTTTTCATATGAAACATATGGACCTGGCCCGGGTGATTGATCTGCGGGAAGACGGGTTTGCCGAAAAAGATTTGTTCCCCTATGCTCCCCAGGATACTGCTGACGCCCGCGACAACTATGATCGGGTGTTGGCGATTGTTGGTGAGATTGCCGGCGAGTTTGCCGCTCCGAGAGCCCGGGAAGTGGACGAGGAGGGGGCTCACTTTGCCGATGGTGAGGTGACCTATCCCAGGGGAATCAGGGAAACGATGGAACGGATGAATCAGGCTGACATGGCTGGCTTCACCATGCCGCGCACCTATGGCGGCATTAATATGCCCATGACTATTTTTTCAGCGGCTATTGAGATGGTTTCCCGGGCGGATGCTTCGCTGATGCTGGTTTTCGGTTTGCAGGGACTGAGTGATACGATTGCCAAGTTTGGTTCTGAGGATCAGAAACAGCGCTATCTTCCCCGGTTTGCCACCGGCGAAGTGGTGGGTTCCATGGCGTTGACCGAGCCTGATTCCGGCTCCGATCTGCAGTCGGCCATGCTGCGGGCTCACCAGGATGAGGATGGCATCTGGCGGCTCAACGGGGTGAAACGTTTCATTACCAATGGCTGCGGCAAGGTTTCACTGGTGATGGCCCGTTCTGAGGATGGCAGCAGCAGCGGCCGTGGTCTGTCCCTGTTCATTTATGAGCGTGATCAGGATATGAAAATCCGTCGGATCGAACATAAGCTGGGGATTAAAGGTTCGCCAACCTGTGAGCTGCAGTTTAACAACGCCCGGGCGGAACTGTTGGGGCAGCGCAAATTGGGGTTGATAAAATATACCATCTACCTGATGAATGGCGCCCGTCTGGCGGTGGCTGCCCAGTCGTTGGGGATTGCTGAAGCTGCGTATCGTGAAGCCTATGCCTATGCCAATGATCGGGTGCAGTTCAAAAAACCGGTACGTGATTTTACCGCAGTCTATGAGATGCTCACCGATATGAAGGTGGCGATTGAGGCGGCCCGTTCATTGGTGTATGAAACCTCACGCATAGTTGATATCAAGGAGGGGATCGAAGATCGGATTGAGAAACATCCTGAACGGTCTGCTGATCTCAGGGATGACCTGAAACGCTATACTCGGTTTGCCTCCCTGTTCACCCCCCTGGCCAAAAGCTATGCTGCCGAAATGGCCAACAAGGTTTGTTATGATGCTATTCAGGTTCATGGCGGGGTTGGCTATACGAGCGAATTTGACGTGGAACGCCACTATCGGGATGCCCGGATTACCAATATTTACGAAGGGACCACGCAGCTGCAGGTGGTGGCTGCCATGGGTGGTGTTGTTGGTGGGGTGGTCTCCGAGCGCCTCAATGAATATGAGGAGGACTATGATTTTGCTCCGCTGGGCGATCTTTTCCTATCTGCCCAGCAGCTGCGTATGCTGCTGGAGCGGGCAATCTCCCATGTTAAAGAGCGTGGCGATGTGACCTTTCAGGAATTTCATGCAGCCCGCCTGGTGGCCATGACCTCCGATGTTATCATCGGTTACCTGCTGTGCATTACTGGCCTTCATTCGGAGCGCAAAAAAGTTGTTGCCCGCTTGTATATTGCTAAGGCGTTGTCGCGGGCCAAGGGGACGCTTGACTATATTCTCAATGATGATTGCAGTTTCATCGACTACCACACAACCGTCATTGATGCTGAGGAACAGCTCTAGCCTGGTGTGTCGTCCTTATCTTTCGAGATCATCAGAAAGCCGCGGTAACGCGGCTTTCTTTGTTTACTTTCTCCCTATCCAGCTGGGATGCCCCTTCCTAAAGTGTTGTTACCCATTTGACTACTGCGATTTGGTTGTTAAACTTAGATTAGAGCCTTTTTCTTGCCGGCCCCAAGGCATCTCGTGAATAGCCATCCAGGTTGTTTCTCCGGGTGTCCAAATCGCGTCACAGAATCCGAAATTTTCCGCATTGACAGCTTTGCCATACGCACTATTACTGGAGTAAGTGTTGTTGATCTTGAAGGGGTACGCTGTTTTTGCCATCGAAGTGCAGCAGTCTGAATAATGTTTTTAAAAAGCTGATTATGTTGCGGGAGAAAGGAGGTCCTGGATGTCGGTAGGAAAATTCTGCAATCGTGATGTGGTTATTGTTGAGCCAACGGCGACCATCGTTGAAGCAGCAAGGCTTATGCGCCATCACCATGTGGGTGGTCTGGTGGTTGTCGATCAGCAGGGAAGCAAGGTAGAGCCCATTGGGATTGTCACCGATCGTGACATGGTGGTTTCACTCATTGCGGAGCAGATTGATATCTCCCTCCTGACGGTCAGCGACCTCATGAGCGGTGAGTTGATCAGCGCCGTCGAGCATGACAGTCTGTGGGATACCATGCAGCGCATGGTGGGCGGCGGTATCCGCCGGCTGCCGGTGGTGAGCGACGACGGATCCTTGGTGGGGATTATCGCCGTTGATGATATCCTGGAGCTGCTGGCTGATGAGATGGGTGCCCTGGTGAGAATAATCCAGAGTGAGCAGGCAAAAGAGCGGGAGCTGAAAGTCTGAACGCTGTTTGCCGGTCTTGAAGGGGTGCAGGTTTTTGTTGCCAAACAAGTTGAGGAGGGATGAATATGCAAGTTCCCTTGCAAATTAGTTATCGCAACCTGGACCCATCACCGTCAGTGGAGGATGATATCCGGGAAAAGGCGGCTAAGTTAGATCAGCGGTACAGCGATATTATGAGCTGTCGGGTTGTGGTGGAGATGCCCCATCAACATCATCAGAAGGGCAAGCTCTACCATGTGCGGATTAATCTGACATTGCCCGGTGCGGAACTGGTTGTCAACCGGGAGCCGGACTTGCACCAGGCCTACCAGGATATCTATGTGGTGGTGCGTGATGCCTTTGCCGCCATGGAGAGGCAGCTGGCAGCCTATGTGGAGCGTCGCAAAGGGGAGATAAAAATCCATGAGCTTCCGCCCCATGGTCG from Candidatus Anaeroferrophillus wilburensis harbors:
- a CDS encoding electron transfer flavoprotein subunit beta/FixA family protein, translating into MGLRIIVTVKQVPDTHNVSGDAMKEDGTVNRAALPAIFNPEDLNALEEALKIKEAMGGTVTCISMGPPNAAEVLKECLYRGADDVILVSDRRFAGADTLATSYALKCAIEQVGEYDLILCGRQAIDGDTAQVGPQIAEKLAINQLTCVGAVVAIDAQEIAVRRLVEDGSEIVKSRFPVLLTVTGVANEPRSAGAKRVMAYKNIGNEACAVSYDEAYLVPGACPMVSHIKEWNLEAIGADPEQCGFSGSPTKVKKIQSVVLTACESKLVANTDAGIGDLMHELIEENIIG
- a CDS encoding electron transfer flavoprotein subunit alpha/FixB family protein is translated as MGTGKNVMVFIEARDGCVADVSLELICAARRLAAKLGCEVEAVALGCNLKTVLESLGQYGCQRVFYTDDSRLARFTSVPYAKTVVQTIKSHQPRIVLFGATTMGRDVAPRVASALKCGLTADCTDLQIGEHQIKDVVYQDTLLQIRPAFGGNIVATIVSPESVPSMATVREGVMKMTAPEVGKTAEVVMTPCLVADDDFLTEVLDVVREEKKVNLKAAQIIVSAGMGASDPDALDKVKELARLLGGEVGCSRPVVDAGVLDKDHQVGQTGMTVRPNLYIACGVSGQIQHRAGMSEAKRIIAINSDPQAPIFSIAHYAIVGDVKDVLTRMVKAYKTNV
- a CDS encoding acyl-CoA dehydrogenase family protein, which codes for MANFYRDNADILFHMKHMDLARVIDLREDGFAEKDLFPYAPQDTADARDNYDRVLAIVGEIAGEFAAPRAREVDEEGAHFADGEVTYPRGIRETMERMNQADMAGFTMPRTYGGINMPMTIFSAAIEMVSRADASLMLVFGLQGLSDTIAKFGSEDQKQRYLPRFATGEVVGSMALTEPDSGSDLQSAMLRAHQDEDGIWRLNGVKRFITNGCGKVSLVMARSEDGSSSGRGLSLFIYERDQDMKIRRIEHKLGIKGSPTCELQFNNARAELLGQRKLGLIKYTIYLMNGARLAVAAQSLGIAEAAYREAYAYANDRVQFKKPVRDFTAVYEMLTDMKVAIEAARSLVYETSRIVDIKEGIEDRIEKHPERSADLRDDLKRYTRFASLFTPLAKSYAAEMANKVCYDAIQVHGGVGYTSEFDVERHYRDARITNIYEGTTQLQVVAAMGGVVGGVVSERLNEYEEDYDFAPLGDLFLSAQQLRMLLERAISHVKERGDVTFQEFHAARLVAMTSDVIIGYLLCITGLHSERKKVVARLYIAKALSRAKGTLDYILNDDCSFIDYHTTVIDAEEQL
- a CDS encoding CBS domain-containing protein produces the protein MSVGKFCNRDVVIVEPTATIVEAARLMRHHHVGGLVVVDQQGSKVEPIGIVTDRDMVVSLIAEQIDISLLTVSDLMSGELISAVEHDSLWDTMQRMVGGGIRRLPVVSDDGSLVGIIAVDDILELLADEMGALVRIIQSEQAKERELKV
- a CDS encoding HPF/RaiA family ribosome-associated protein; translated protein: MQVPLQISYRNLDPSPSVEDDIREKAAKLDQRYSDIMSCRVVVEMPHQHHQKGKLYHVRINLTLPGAELVVNREPDLHQAYQDIYVVVRDAFAAMERQLAAYVERRKGEIKIHELPPHGRVVRLYPDQHYGFIETSDGREVYFHAHSVLQMDFKDVEIGAEVRFSEEMGDHGPQASSVLMVGKHHLVD